In a genomic window of Dermochelys coriacea isolate rDerCor1 chromosome 11, rDerCor1.pri.v4, whole genome shotgun sequence:
- the LOC122458097 gene encoding 60S ribosomal protein L11-like, with protein sequence MSSTQLEGTMNMEMRKNNFSDTGNFGFGIQEHIDLGIKYDPSIGIYGLDFYVVLGRPGFSIADKKRKTGSIGAKHRIGKEEAMRWFQQKYDGIILPGK encoded by the exons ATGTCCTCTACACAGCTTGAAGGTACG atgaatATGGAGATGAGGAAAAA CAACTTTTCAGACACTGGGAACTTTGGCTTTGGAATCCAGGAGCACATTGATCTGGGAATTAAATACGATCCCAGCATTGGCATCTATGGCTTGGACTTCTATGTGGTTCTGGGCAGGCCAGGCTTCAGCATTGCTGACAAGAAGCGCAAAACCGGCTCCATTGGAGCCAAGCACAGAATTGGGAAGGAGGAGGCCATGCGCTGGTTCCAGCAGAAGTACGATGGCATCATCCTTCCAGGCAAATGA
- the CD302 gene encoding CD302 antigen isoform X2, whose amino-acid sequence MAVHKQKTSIKILKMDCDLECPSSAWIPFGSSCYIFLQGTLDELNSIDDARNLCKDNASGADIISIKNKEENTFIQEMFKNHWQVPDYISLGMFFDTDDNAFKWFDKSEMKFTNWIEEESNEELLNTCASMYTKSGGWKKISCEDLPLTGTLCKTAFAYEKKYLPDKTALTTTLVIIFTLVVTVSAALFWFLYKRNISSASGSLCITHNSTAEMPYSDETVLIDEENEYTA is encoded by the exons AGTGCCCTTCCTCTGCTTGGATTCCATTTGGAAGTAGCTGCTATATTTTTCTTCAAGGCACATTAGATGAATTGAACAGTATTGATGATGCCAGAAATCTCTGTAAAGACAATG cttCTGGAGCAGACATTATTAGTATAAAAAATAAAGAGGAGAATACCTTTATACaagaaatgttcaaaaatcactGGCAAGTCCCTGATTATATTTCGTTGGGCATGTTCTTTGACACAGATG ATAATGCTTTTAAATGGTTTGACAAGTCGGAAATGAAATTTACCAATTGGATTGAAGAGGAGAGCAATGAGGAGCTCCTGAACACATGTGCTTCTATGTACACTAAGTCCGGgggatggaaaaaaatcagttgtgaAGATCTTCCTCTGACAGGGACCCTTTGTAAAACAGCCT ttgCATATGAAAAGAAGTACTTACCAG ATAAAACTGCTTTGACTACCACCTTGGTCATAATTTTTACCCTAGTTGTGACAGTTTCTGCAGCATTATTTTGGTTCCTgtacaaaagaaatatttcttctgCTTCTGGATCTTTATGTATAACACACAATTCAACAGCTGAAATGCCATACAGTGATGAAACTGTTCTAATAGATGAAGAAAATGAGTATACtgcttaa
- the CD302 gene encoding CD302 antigen isoform X3 — MAPPFPALLCLLGLLAPASGAAECPSSAWIPFGSSCYIFLQGTLDELNSIDDARNLCKDNASGADIISIKNKEENTFIQEMFKNHWQVPDYISLGMFFDTDDNAFKWFDKSEMKFTNWIEEESNEELLNTCASMYTKSGGWKKISCEDLPLTGTLCKTAYKTALTTTLVIIFTLVVTVSAALFWFLYKRNISSASGSLCITHNSTAEMPYSDETVLIDEENEYTA; from the exons AGTGCCCTTCCTCTGCTTGGATTCCATTTGGAAGTAGCTGCTATATTTTTCTTCAAGGCACATTAGATGAATTGAACAGTATTGATGATGCCAGAAATCTCTGTAAAGACAATG cttCTGGAGCAGACATTATTAGTATAAAAAATAAAGAGGAGAATACCTTTATACaagaaatgttcaaaaatcactGGCAAGTCCCTGATTATATTTCGTTGGGCATGTTCTTTGACACAGATG ATAATGCTTTTAAATGGTTTGACAAGTCGGAAATGAAATTTACCAATTGGATTGAAGAGGAGAGCAATGAGGAGCTCCTGAACACATGTGCTTCTATGTACACTAAGTCCGGgggatggaaaaaaatcagttgtgaAGATCTTCCTCTGACAGGGACCCTTTGTAAAACAGCCT ATAAAACTGCTTTGACTACCACCTTGGTCATAATTTTTACCCTAGTTGTGACAGTTTCTGCAGCATTATTTTGGTTCCTgtacaaaagaaatatttcttctgCTTCTGGATCTTTATGTATAACACACAATTCAACAGCTGAAATGCCATACAGTGATGAAACTGTTCTAATAGATGAAGAAAATGAGTATACtgcttaa
- the CD302 gene encoding CD302 antigen isoform X1 — translation MAPPFPALLCLLGLLAPASGAAECPSSAWIPFGSSCYIFLQGTLDELNSIDDARNLCKDNASGADIISIKNKEENTFIQEMFKNHWQVPDYISLGMFFDTDDNAFKWFDKSEMKFTNWIEEESNEELLNTCASMYTKSGGWKKISCEDLPLTGTLCKTAFAYEKKYLPDKTALTTTLVIIFTLVVTVSAALFWFLYKRNISSASGSLCITHNSTAEMPYSDETVLIDEENEYTA, via the exons AGTGCCCTTCCTCTGCTTGGATTCCATTTGGAAGTAGCTGCTATATTTTTCTTCAAGGCACATTAGATGAATTGAACAGTATTGATGATGCCAGAAATCTCTGTAAAGACAATG cttCTGGAGCAGACATTATTAGTATAAAAAATAAAGAGGAGAATACCTTTATACaagaaatgttcaaaaatcactGGCAAGTCCCTGATTATATTTCGTTGGGCATGTTCTTTGACACAGATG ATAATGCTTTTAAATGGTTTGACAAGTCGGAAATGAAATTTACCAATTGGATTGAAGAGGAGAGCAATGAGGAGCTCCTGAACACATGTGCTTCTATGTACACTAAGTCCGGgggatggaaaaaaatcagttgtgaAGATCTTCCTCTGACAGGGACCCTTTGTAAAACAGCCT ttgCATATGAAAAGAAGTACTTACCAG ATAAAACTGCTTTGACTACCACCTTGGTCATAATTTTTACCCTAGTTGTGACAGTTTCTGCAGCATTATTTTGGTTCCTgtacaaaagaaatatttcttctgCTTCTGGATCTTTATGTATAACACACAATTCAACAGCTGAAATGCCATACAGTGATGAAACTGTTCTAATAGATGAAGAAAATGAGTATACtgcttaa